The sequence below is a genomic window from Eleginops maclovinus isolate JMC-PN-2008 ecotype Puerto Natales chromosome 20, JC_Emac_rtc_rv5, whole genome shotgun sequence.
ATATGCTAAATGCTTATGTACATGTTTtaacaaatatgtttgtttaataaaaacatttaagtcTGTTACAGTTATTTTTGTGTCAGGTCTTATGGAAACAGATATTTTCTTATGTATAGAACATAATAGAGCTTTAACTGTTAGGTGGAACAGCTAAACGGGTATGTGTGAAGGTTAGAATAGAAAGTATTCTcacctgaaaatgatcaaaacaatcttacttttttgtattatgtTAGGTTGTGCTTAGATGTAAAGACAgtgatataaaaaatgtaaaaagacgAGTTGTAAGGTTAAGTGCATGTTGTCAACTAGAGGCGGATTGGCTAATctataatatgttttgattgtaagtattgatgcattaatgtgtttatcaaaacTGGTAAAGGTGAATCAAGTTCTAATAACTGTGCTGCAGGGTAATTTGTGAATGTttctccaggtgtaactaaagccttaagtgttgattattttccataattaatctgcaaagtaacttaagatattaaataaatgtagtggagtgaaagtACACCATTCACCTCTCAATTGTTatgggtagaagtacaaagcagcaaaacattgaaatactcaagtacatcACAAGTCTCTCTTAATGTTAactaagtacagtacttgactaaatgtaattagttactttacaccactggtcgTTCTGGAAAATAAGAGAATTTTCTCCAGAAAACTGAACGCTTTTCCAATGAATTTATTACAACAGGGCCCCTTAATTTCCGGCCTTTCTCAGACGCTGATTGGTCCAGCAGCCGGAGGAGGCGGGACTTCTGGCTGTATAGTAACCGAATTGGCCAACCGCCAGCGTGCATCATAGTCCAGGCCATAGTCTACAGCTGCAAAAATGTCCATATTGTGTTTCTATTCACAACTACAGCTTTTAGTAAGTCCATAGCTGCACTCTGAAAGGGAAAACAACCTTTTTAGCAGTTGTAAGTATAACTGTCAAACGATGATTACCTCATATCCGTCCCGTGGATGTTTAGTTCGTGGTCGGTTTTAGATGCgtttactaaatataaacagcTAGTTAGCACGTTAAGCTAAAACTAGTTATATATCTACGTGACGTGTAACTAGAGCTGTCAAGGTGGCAGGTTGGCACACATATGTCTTCATGTACCTCTTAATGGTTtaatgctgttgtatttcccAATGTTGAGCTTGTGAGGatgctttgttttgattatttttgttagCTTTCAAATGTTTGCGTCAGTATTCgatgtttttatgcatttttttcacTGCCATTCCAGCCACCAATTAAGTTTCAATTCATTTAATAACAAAAGTGAAAGCTACCAACAGATTGCTGAaccgtgcagtcaacatgtttactttattgTGTGCTAATGCAGGCCAGATACTTTATATTCATCTGCACTTATTTCCCAGAAATGATTATGTCATACttgatgttttctgtgatgTCTCCAGTTACATTTCCATGTCTTACAGTAATGAATGGAAACCAATGGCTGCAAAAACACTGTAAAAGGTTGCTGAATGTAACCAGGGGTGGAAGAATttaaatttacatttaaatgaccaAAAGTAAAATTGCTCATTAcgcagattggcccatttcagaataatgtatatatgatatgtttgattataaatattgatgcattaaaagTGTTATCCCAGCTGGCAACATTGAACTAAGTTTAATTACtgtgtatgctgcagggtaAGTGAATTTAGTCCAGGTaacttatttaagtgttgattatgtttcatatcattaatccaaatctgcaaagtaactaaaggtcTTAAATTTAGTGGAGTGAACGTTCAATATTTAGAAGTACAAGTAgcacaaaaaatatgaaatattcaagtaaagtacaagtacctccaaaTTGTACTCGAGTAAACCTACTTATTTACTTGACACCACTGAATGTAACTCACTCTCCTGTCTGTATGCCTCCAGGCAGCACCATAAGGAGAAGACGCTCTGATGTGACGGCTGACAGGCTGAGAGGAATGGCCGGAGAAACCATGGGTTTTGATTAAACTGGCTGTGTGTTGGACGATCACTGGAAATCATGTCGCACAGTAACAGAGAGCTGGTGGAGTTCTTTGTGAGCTACAAGTTGTCTCTGAGGAACTACCCATGCTCTCTGCTGTGGACAGAGGAATCTGGCAGAAGGACTGAGGGAGAAAAGGCCAGCTCGGCCGCCAGCAACGGTTTGGCGGTCAATGGGGGCGACCAGCCTGAGACGGCGTCGCCCCCACCGGTTGATATAGAGCTTGTTAAGGCGGCTCTGCGGGACTCGGCGAATGAGTTTGAACTGCGCTTCACACAAGCCTTTAGTGACCTCTCCTCGCAGCTCGACATCACTCCTGACACAGCCTACCACAGCTTCAAGAGCGTGATGGACGAGGTGTTCAGGGACGGAGTCAACTGGGGGCGGGTGGTGGGCCTGTTTGCATTCGGCGGCGTgctgtgtgtggagtgtgtggaGAAGGATATGAGCGAGCTGGTGTCCCGCATTGCAGACTGGATGACCATGTACCTGGATGAGAACATCAGTCCATGGATCCAGAGCCAGGGAGGATGGGTGAGTCAGCAGGGGGGAAAGGAGTCAACATGCAGCTTTATCAATGATACTTTAACTGTCTATCAAATACAGATCGTGAGTGGCACACAGTGAGATATACACATTTGAATTATGGGAATAGGAAGAGCAGATCAGCATTTGGTGTTATCAGATTACTTGAGTAAGCCTGTAAGAAAACGGCATCTGTTGAAGGATATATTGTCCAATatagggctgtcactttttgaaaaaatcacaatcGATTTTTTAggcttacattttcattgaatcgATTGTAAAATCGATTATCCACGTCTAcgtttcaattttcaaaataaagcccAACACACGCCATTAGGACATACGTAAAGAGGGCGCCAGAGACATACAGGTCAGCatgtctgattatttatttcgtgtataacaaacaggagcattctcgaaaaacaataagcagtatggaCTGCCACAACATCAATGAGGAAAAACATTACCGCAGGCTTCTGGCTGTTTACCATTATAAATATGGAACACATTTCGCATATGCAGGCGATagttaaatagtttgaaaataaaacttaaaattcaCTTGAGGACTAGCCAACATAAAAAAtaggttgaaaatatttcacttagctagggtgaccagatttgaggtggcgaaaaagaggacacttgcgattgttggggggtggggggaagcgccagtcaatttaagtacacgcttaatggtcccaacagtgaaaaccgggcgttttcatgaatttataaaacccccccggacgctccggacaggacgtaaaaagaggacattgtGCAATCGACTCTCGAAcgtaaagtgacagccctagtccaatattttttatattattgttattttactcTCGAGTTGAAGTATTGAAGTTAGATgtacaagaaaataaaatctacagtttgtattttttaatacttgCTGACTAAAGGCTTTATCTCCAGTCAGCTTGGAGTCTCAGCGATTTTTCCAAGGAGTAATGGCcagaaaaaatgtcaatgaCCCAAAAA
It includes:
- the LOC134883569 gene encoding bcl-2-like protein 1 — its product is MSHSNRELVEFFVSYKLSLRNYPCSLLWTEESGRRTEGEKASSAASNGLAVNGGDQPETASPPPVDIELVKAALRDSANEFELRFTQAFSDLSSQLDITPDTAYHSFKSVMDEVFRDGVNWGRVVGLFAFGGVLCVECVEKDMSELVSRIADWMTMYLDENISPWIQSQGGWDCFAEIFGRDGAAEARRSQEAMRRWLLAGVALLMGVLVGVVITKKR